A portion of the Streptomyces sp. NBC_01335 genome contains these proteins:
- a CDS encoding AAA family ATPase, protein MDIGTQGAHAPAELAWLRGVDAYTVGAYPHAEEEFRTAVGLDPGMADAWLGLHALRIDTTTALLSMYRHRDRFGEQRTRHKRTLNSWYWLGWWVQPVLESPRDLLLAHASHWLDGRHVPELDRALAGLPPVDTDAQVRFLHACRAYLAKDWEQLVRYTERLVDDPLLGIEARLFGGMARVRLEMYGQAEPLLSAALMRCRSEQPQRKELRYWLARAHEGTGRSAAALPLYRAVHRVDPSFMDTSARLAAITDHDGFDDSAGLAPAALSGYGADELGSESQPDGDALLGTDLVDGRDPWLGGDPLGPVAPVITTAPEGARAKRSGSGRAGRPVPPTGPSDPALLADALAELERMVGLDPVKRQVKALSAQLNMARLRAEQGLPVQPPKRHFVFSGPSGTGKTTVARILGRVFYALGLLGGDHLVEAQRSDLVGEFLGQTAVKANELIDSALGGVLFVDEAYSLANSGYSKGDAYGDEALQVLLKRAEDNRDHLVVILAGYPEGMDRLLATNPGLSSRFTSRVDFPSYRPLELTAIGGVLAAANGDLWDEEALDELRSVSGHVVEQGWIDELGNGRFLRTLYEKSCAYRDLRLSGYTTAPGRADLATLRLPDLMQAYGEVLSGRGPVGRGQTEAPGA, encoded by the coding sequence ATGGACATCGGCACGCAGGGCGCGCACGCCCCTGCCGAACTGGCCTGGCTGCGGGGCGTGGACGCCTACACCGTGGGCGCCTACCCACATGCCGAGGAGGAGTTCCGGACCGCGGTGGGACTCGATCCCGGCATGGCGGACGCCTGGCTGGGCCTGCACGCGCTGCGCATCGACACCACCACCGCCCTGCTGAGCATGTACCGGCACCGCGACCGCTTCGGCGAGCAGCGCACCCGGCACAAACGCACGCTCAACTCCTGGTACTGGCTGGGCTGGTGGGTTCAGCCGGTACTGGAGTCGCCGCGCGATCTGCTGCTGGCGCACGCCTCGCACTGGCTGGACGGCCGCCATGTGCCGGAGCTGGACCGGGCGTTGGCCGGGCTCCCGCCGGTCGACACCGACGCGCAGGTGCGCTTCCTGCACGCGTGCCGGGCCTATCTCGCCAAGGACTGGGAGCAGTTGGTCCGCTACACCGAGCGGCTGGTCGACGACCCGTTGCTCGGGATCGAGGCGCGGCTCTTCGGCGGGATGGCCCGGGTCCGGCTGGAGATGTACGGGCAGGCGGAGCCCCTGCTCTCCGCGGCGCTGATGCGCTGTCGCAGCGAGCAGCCGCAGCGCAAGGAGCTCCGGTACTGGCTGGCGCGGGCGCACGAGGGGACGGGGCGCAGCGCCGCCGCGCTCCCCCTCTACCGGGCGGTGCACCGGGTCGATCCCTCGTTCATGGACACCTCGGCCCGGCTGGCGGCCATCACGGATCACGACGGGTTCGACGATTCGGCCGGCCTCGCCCCGGCCGCCCTGAGCGGCTACGGCGCGGACGAGTTGGGCTCCGAGTCCCAGCCGGACGGCGACGCGCTGCTCGGTACGGACCTGGTGGACGGCCGTGACCCGTGGCTGGGCGGCGATCCGCTCGGCCCCGTCGCCCCGGTGATCACGACCGCGCCGGAGGGTGCGCGGGCCAAGCGGTCCGGGTCCGGCCGTGCGGGGCGTCCGGTGCCGCCCACCGGTCCGAGCGACCCCGCGCTGCTCGCCGACGCGCTCGCGGAGCTGGAGCGGATGGTCGGGCTCGATCCGGTCAAACGGCAGGTCAAGGCGCTCTCGGCACAGCTGAACATGGCGCGGCTCCGGGCCGAGCAGGGGCTTCCGGTCCAGCCGCCCAAGCGGCACTTCGTCTTCTCCGGCCCCTCGGGCACGGGGAAGACGACGGTCGCCCGCATCCTGGGCCGGGTCTTCTACGCGCTGGGCCTCCTCGGCGGCGATCACCTGGTGGAGGCCCAACGTTCCGATCTGGTGGGCGAGTTCCTCGGCCAGACCGCGGTCAAGGCCAATGAGCTGATCGACTCGGCGCTGGGCGGGGTGCTCTTCGTGGACGAGGCGTACAGCCTCGCCAACTCCGGTTACAGCAAGGGCGACGCGTACGGCGACGAGGCGCTCCAGGTCCTGCTGAAGCGGGCCGAGGACAACCGGGACCACCTGGTGGTCATCCTCGCCGGCTACCCGGAGGGCATGGACCGGCTGCTGGCCACCAACCCGGGGCTCTCCTCCCGGTTCACCAGCCGGGTCGACTTCCCGAGCTACCGTCCGCTCGAACTCACCGCGATCGGCGGGGTGCTGGCCGCCGCCAACGGCGACCTCTGGGACGAGGAGGCCCTGGACGAGCTGCGCAGCGTCAGCGGCCACGTGGTCGAGCAGGGGTGGATCGACGAGCTGGGCAACGGCCGCTTCCTGCGCACCCTGTACGAGAAGAGCTGCGCCTACCGCGACCTGCGGCTCTCGGGTTACACCACGGCGCCGGGCCGCGCCGACCTGGCGACGCTGCGGCTGCCGGACCTGATGCAGGCGTACGGCGAGGTGCTCTCAGGCCGCGGCCCGGTGGGACGGGGCCAGACGGAGGCACCCGGGGCGTAG
- a CDS encoding phosphoribosyl-ATP diphosphatase: MANKTFEELFAELTLKAADGDPSTSRTAELVGKGVHAIGKKVVEEAAEVWMAAEYEGKEAAAEEISQLLYHVQVMMVARGISLDDVYAHL, encoded by the coding sequence ATGGCCAACAAAACCTTCGAAGAACTCTTCGCCGAGCTGACGCTCAAGGCAGCGGACGGCGACCCCTCCACCTCGCGCACCGCCGAACTGGTGGGCAAGGGGGTCCATGCCATCGGCAAGAAGGTCGTCGAGGAGGCCGCCGAGGTCTGGATGGCCGCCGAGTACGAGGGCAAGGAAGCGGCCGCCGAGGAGATCTCGCAGCTGCTCTACCACGTCCAGGTGATGATGGTCGCGCGCGGGATCTCCCTCGACGACGTCTACGCCCACCTCTGA
- a CDS encoding hemolysin family protein, protein MSLVQLLFAGLLVLANGFFVGAEFALVSVRRSQVEPLAASGSARAHKVLYGLENLPQMMAAAQFGITVCSLTLGAVAEPTVAHLLEPVFHAAHVPEGFVHPLGYVLALVFVVVLHLVVGEMVPKNLAMAAPEKTALWLSPALVGFARLCRPVTAALGACARLVLRLFRVEPKDEVEAVFTSEQLNRLVEDSGQAGLLEPEAQERLEDALELGSRPVTDVLLENGSLVTVDPSVTPRRVEELTVRTGFSRFPVRAERGGPFMGYLHVKDVLDLEDGERAVPQHVWRPMATVRAELPLDDALTVMRRAATHLAQVADAQGKVLGLVALEDVLEMLVGEVRDPAHRVSVPRRTVDVPPEHRAPEPKAAMADIG, encoded by the coding sequence ATGAGCCTGGTCCAACTGCTCTTCGCCGGACTCCTGGTCCTCGCGAACGGCTTCTTCGTCGGTGCCGAGTTCGCGCTCGTCTCGGTCCGCCGCAGCCAGGTCGAACCGCTCGCCGCGAGTGGATCGGCCCGCGCCCACAAGGTGCTGTACGGCCTGGAGAACCTCCCGCAGATGATGGCCGCCGCACAGTTCGGCATCACCGTCTGCTCGCTCACCCTGGGCGCCGTCGCCGAACCGACCGTCGCCCACCTCCTGGAACCCGTCTTCCACGCGGCACACGTGCCCGAGGGGTTCGTCCACCCGCTCGGGTACGTCCTCGCCCTCGTCTTCGTGGTCGTCCTCCACCTCGTCGTCGGAGAGATGGTCCCGAAGAACCTGGCGATGGCCGCCCCGGAGAAGACGGCCCTCTGGCTCAGCCCCGCCCTGGTGGGCTTCGCCCGGCTCTGCCGCCCGGTCACCGCGGCGCTCGGCGCCTGCGCCCGGCTCGTGCTGAGGCTCTTCCGGGTCGAGCCCAAGGACGAGGTCGAAGCCGTCTTCACCAGCGAGCAGCTGAACCGGCTGGTGGAGGACTCCGGTCAGGCCGGGCTCCTGGAGCCCGAGGCGCAGGAACGCCTGGAGGACGCCCTGGAACTCGGCAGCAGGCCCGTCACGGACGTGCTCCTGGAGAACGGCTCGCTGGTGACGGTCGACCCGTCCGTCACCCCGCGCCGGGTCGAGGAGCTCACCGTACGGACCGGCTTCTCGCGCTTCCCGGTCCGCGCCGAGCGCGGCGGCCCGTTCATGGGCTACCTGCACGTCAAGGACGTCCTCGACCTGGAGGACGGCGAGCGCGCCGTGCCCCAGCACGTCTGGCGCCCGATGGCGACCGTCCGGGCCGAGCTCCCGCTGGACGACGCCCTGACCGTGATGCGCCGGGCCGCGACCCACCTGGCCCAGGTCGCCGACGCCCAGGGCAAGGTCCTCGGACTCGTCGCCCTGGAGGACGTGCTGGAAATGCTGGTGGGCGAGGTCCGCGACCCCGCCCACCGCGTCTCGGTACCGCGCCGGACGGTCGACGTACCCCCGGAGCACCGGGCGCCCGAGCCGAAGGCGGCCATGGCCGACATCGGCTGA
- a CDS encoding bifunctional 3,4-dihydroxy-2-butanone-4-phosphate synthase/GTP cyclohydrolase II produces the protein MTAQPATPSHHDRELALDPVEQAIRDIAAGRPVVVVDDEDRENEGDLVIAAQKATPEVIAFMMSECRGLICAPMEADELDRLELPQMVQHNTESMKTAFTVSVDASAAYGVTTGISAADRATTLRMLAGGTAGPGDFVRPGHVFPLRARAGGVLVRNGHTEAAVDLARLAGLRPVGAIVEIAGEDGVMLRLPELVPFARKHGLTIISIEDLIAYRRSAEPTVRREAEVRLPTAFGDFTGYGYRSVTDGVEHVALVHGDIGDGEDVLVRIHSECLTGDIFQSQRCDCGPQLRASMERVTAEGRGVVVYLRGHEGRGIGLLSKLRAYELQERGSDTLDANLELGLPADARDYAAGAQILQDLGVHSLRLMTNNPDKTAAVVRYGLVVNGREPMPVQAGEHNLRYLRTKRDRMGHDLPWLDGVPASTCGNQ, from the coding sequence ATGACAGCCCAGCCCGCCACCCCTTCGCACCACGACCGGGAACTCGCGCTCGACCCCGTCGAGCAGGCGATCCGTGACATCGCCGCCGGCCGCCCCGTGGTGGTCGTCGACGACGAGGACCGCGAGAACGAGGGCGACCTCGTCATCGCCGCCCAGAAGGCCACGCCCGAAGTCATCGCGTTCATGATGAGCGAGTGCCGCGGCCTGATCTGCGCCCCCATGGAGGCCGACGAGCTCGACCGGCTCGAACTCCCGCAGATGGTCCAGCACAACACCGAGTCGATGAAGACCGCCTTCACCGTCTCGGTGGACGCCTCCGCCGCGTACGGCGTCACCACCGGCATCTCCGCCGCCGACCGCGCCACCACCCTGCGGATGCTCGCGGGCGGCACGGCCGGCCCCGGCGACTTCGTCCGGCCCGGACACGTCTTCCCGCTGCGCGCCCGCGCCGGCGGAGTGCTCGTCCGCAACGGCCACACCGAGGCCGCCGTCGACCTCGCCCGGCTCGCCGGACTGCGCCCCGTCGGCGCGATCGTCGAGATCGCGGGCGAGGACGGCGTCATGCTGCGGCTCCCCGAACTCGTGCCCTTCGCCCGCAAGCACGGCCTCACGATCATCTCCATCGAGGACCTGATCGCCTACCGCCGCAGCGCCGAACCCACCGTCCGGCGCGAGGCCGAGGTACGGCTGCCGACCGCCTTCGGCGACTTCACCGGGTACGGCTACCGCTCCGTGACGGACGGCGTCGAACACGTCGCCCTGGTGCACGGGGACATCGGCGACGGCGAGGACGTCCTCGTCCGCATCCACTCCGAATGCCTGACCGGCGACATCTTCCAGTCCCAGCGCTGCGACTGCGGCCCCCAGCTGCGGGCCTCCATGGAGCGGGTCACCGCCGAGGGCCGGGGCGTCGTCGTCTACCTCCGGGGCCACGAGGGCCGGGGCATCGGCCTGCTCTCGAAGCTGCGCGCGTACGAACTCCAGGAGCGCGGCTCCGACACCCTCGACGCCAACCTGGAACTCGGCCTGCCCGCCGACGCCCGCGACTACGCGGCCGGCGCCCAGATCCTCCAGGACCTCGGGGTGCACAGCCTCCGGCTGATGACCAACAACCCCGACAAGACCGCCGCCGTGGTCCGCTACGGCCTCGTCGTCAACGGCCGCGAGCCCATGCCCGTACAGGCCGGCGAGCACAACCTGCGCTACCTGCGCACCAAGCGGGACCGGATGGGGCACGACCTGCCGTGGCTCGACGGCGTGCCCGCCTCCACCTGCGGCAACCAGTAG
- the pnuC gene encoding nicotinamide riboside transporter PnuC codes for MSAADWLNSEAFTVLDQHIKWSDMIGNTIGLIALALGWKRSVLTWPAQLLSGAILLFAFASAHLSGSAGKQLVVIVVSLLGWYSWTRGRQRAQDGSIAVRFATWRERGVLLAGAVVGTLAVGGLFTAFPELSWDPWPDAYVFVGTIVAMYAQARGMVEFWFAWLLVDLVGVPLNFANGFAFSGFVYVLYGALVLWGMRDWWLRTRTAGLEGATA; via the coding sequence GTGAGCGCCGCCGACTGGCTCAACTCCGAGGCGTTCACCGTCCTCGACCAGCACATCAAGTGGTCGGACATGATCGGCAACACGATCGGTCTGATAGCCCTGGCCCTCGGCTGGAAGCGGTCCGTGCTGACCTGGCCCGCCCAGCTCCTGTCCGGCGCGATCCTGCTCTTCGCCTTCGCCTCCGCCCACCTCTCCGGCAGCGCGGGCAAGCAGCTCGTCGTCATCGTCGTCTCGCTGCTCGGCTGGTACTCCTGGACCCGAGGCAGGCAGCGGGCGCAGGACGGCTCCATAGCCGTACGGTTCGCCACCTGGCGCGAACGCGGCGTGCTGCTCGCGGGCGCGGTCGTCGGCACCCTCGCCGTCGGCGGCCTGTTCACCGCCTTCCCCGAGCTGTCCTGGGACCCGTGGCCCGACGCGTACGTCTTCGTCGGCACCATCGTCGCGATGTACGCCCAGGCGCGGGGCATGGTCGAGTTCTGGTTCGCCTGGCTGCTGGTCGACCTGGTCGGCGTCCCGCTGAACTTCGCCAACGGCTTCGCCTTCTCCGGCTTCGTCTACGTCCTCTACGGCGCCCTGGTCCTGTGGGGCATGCGCGACTGGTGGCTGCGTACCCGCACCGCCGGTCTGGAAGGAGCAACGGCATGA
- a CDS encoding hemolysin family protein produces MTTPLLLLIAAFLLILANGFFVAAEFGLVTVEKPEAERAAQEGDRRARTVVDALRELSFQLSGTQLGITITSLVVGMLAEPALAQLFTGPLTATGLPAKAVPTISVVTGMLLASAVQMVIGELVPKNWAVSKPLQVARFVAGPQHRFATALRPVITALNTLANRLVRLLGVEPTDELASARTPGELVSLARHSAEAGTLEQDTADLFVRTLSLGGLTAQHVMTPRVRVSALQSTATAADVLNLTRATGLSRFPVYRERIDEVVGMVHLKDALAVPAAERLRTPAGRIAVPPLLVPESLPVEQLLQRLRNEQPIAVVVDEYGGTAGVVTLEDIIEELVGEVRDEHDAEGADRPELVSVTGEDGRPAWDADGSCRVLSLRRIGLDVPDGPYETVAGLVADLLGRIPAPGDRTGLPGWRISVRQVGHYRAEQVRFVRTADVSGQPDGSLGGQSAGQPGGTDLAEAPLDGDRLAASARTLQEATR; encoded by the coding sequence ATGACCACCCCCCTGCTGCTGCTCATCGCGGCATTCCTTCTCATCCTGGCCAACGGCTTCTTCGTCGCGGCCGAGTTCGGCCTCGTCACCGTCGAGAAACCCGAGGCGGAACGCGCGGCCCAGGAAGGCGACCGGCGCGCGCGCACCGTCGTCGACGCGCTGCGCGAACTCTCCTTCCAGCTGTCCGGCACCCAGCTCGGCATCACCATCACCTCGCTGGTCGTCGGCATGCTCGCCGAACCGGCGCTCGCCCAGCTCTTCACCGGACCGCTCACCGCCACCGGCCTGCCCGCCAAGGCCGTACCCACCATCAGCGTGGTGACCGGCATGCTGCTCGCCTCCGCGGTGCAGATGGTCATCGGTGAACTGGTGCCCAAGAACTGGGCCGTCTCCAAGCCCCTCCAGGTCGCCCGGTTCGTCGCCGGCCCCCAGCACCGCTTCGCCACCGCGCTCCGCCCGGTGATCACGGCGCTGAACACGCTCGCCAACCGGCTCGTCCGGCTGCTGGGTGTCGAGCCCACCGACGAGCTGGCCTCCGCCCGCACCCCGGGCGAGCTGGTCTCGCTGGCCCGGCACTCCGCGGAGGCCGGCACCCTGGAACAGGACACCGCCGACCTCTTCGTACGGACCCTGTCGCTCGGCGGTCTCACCGCTCAGCACGTCATGACCCCCCGGGTCCGGGTCAGCGCCCTCCAGTCCACCGCCACCGCGGCCGACGTCCTCAACCTGACCCGCGCCACCGGCCTCTCCCGCTTCCCGGTCTACCGGGAACGCATCGACGAGGTCGTCGGCATGGTCCACCTCAAGGACGCCCTCGCGGTCCCGGCCGCCGAGCGGCTGCGTACCCCGGCCGGCCGGATCGCCGTCCCGCCGCTGCTGGTCCCCGAGTCCCTGCCCGTCGAACAACTGCTCCAGCGGCTCCGCAACGAGCAGCCGATAGCCGTCGTCGTCGACGAGTACGGCGGTACCGCCGGTGTCGTCACGCTGGAGGACATCATCGAGGAGCTCGTCGGCGAGGTCCGCGACGAGCACGACGCCGAAGGCGCCGACCGGCCCGAGCTGGTCTCCGTCACCGGCGAGGACGGCCGCCCCGCCTGGGACGCGGACGGCAGCTGCCGCGTCCTCAGCCTCCGCCGGATAGGCCTCGACGTGCCCGACGGCCCGTACGAGACCGTCGCCGGACTCGTCGCCGACCTCCTCGGGCGCATCCCCGCACCCGGCGACCGCACCGGACTGCCCGGCTGGCGGATCTCCGTCCGCCAGGTGGGCCACTACCGGGCCGAGCAGGTCCGCTTCGTCCGCACCGCTGACGTGTCCGGGCAGCCGGACGGGTCTCTGGGCGGGCAGTCGGCCGGGCAGCCGGGCGGCACGGATCTCGCGGAAGCCCCCTTGGACGGCGACCGCCTCGCGGCCTCCGCCCGGACCCTGCAGGAGGCCACCCGATGA
- a CDS encoding uridine kinase family protein: MNDLAGHARGLLALSPSLGPVRLVAIDGHAGSGKSTLATRLAAALGGAPLLRLDDLATHEELFAWTDRLHEQVLLPLSRGERARYAPYDWTTRRFGPPRTLDPAPVVLVEGVGAGRRFLRPRLAALWWMELDRASSWERGRRRDGPALDAFWDGWTVAEDEHFTDDPSRPYADSLVRQLSDGYEWLTGPQATAAQGRNATEGEGGRSSG, encoded by the coding sequence ATGAACGACCTGGCCGGACACGCCCGCGGCCTCCTGGCCCTCTCCCCCTCCCTGGGCCCGGTACGGCTCGTGGCGATCGACGGGCACGCGGGCTCGGGGAAGAGCACCCTGGCGACCCGGCTCGCCGCCGCCCTGGGGGGCGCCCCCCTGCTCCGGCTGGACGATCTGGCCACCCACGAGGAGCTGTTCGCCTGGACGGACCGGCTGCACGAGCAGGTGCTGCTGCCGCTGTCGCGCGGGGAGCGGGCGCGCTACGCCCCGTACGACTGGACCACCCGCCGCTTCGGGCCCCCGCGGACCCTGGACCCCGCGCCGGTGGTGCTGGTCGAGGGGGTGGGGGCCGGACGACGGTTCCTGCGGCCCCGGTTGGCGGCGCTGTGGTGGATGGAGCTGGACCGCGCGAGCTCCTGGGAGCGAGGCCGGCGGCGGGACGGACCGGCGCTCGACGCGTTCTGGGACGGGTGGACGGTCGCGGAGGACGAACATTTCACCGATGACCCCTCGCGGCCGTACGCGGATTCGCTGGTACGCCAGTTGTCCGACGGTTACGAGTGGCTGACGGGGCCTCAGGCGACTGCGGCCCAGGGTCGGAATGCTACGGAGGGTGAAGGCGGCAGGTCATCCGGTTGA
- a CDS encoding PH domain-containing protein, whose translation MSAPTPRTGQPVLPVTFRPGLTRLVLLTIAVALFAVITVVALMLESLGPGDRVTFIVFAVLFSGVLVLLARPKIVADEDGLTVVNLTRTRRLAWAQILQVNLRAGDPWLFLGLSDGTNLPALGIQPGLSKQQAVRDAGELRRLVAAHGSSVEA comes from the coding sequence ATGTCCGCCCCCACCCCCCGGACCGGACAGCCGGTCCTCCCGGTCACCTTCCGGCCGGGCCTCACCCGGCTGGTCCTGCTCACCATCGCGGTGGCGCTCTTCGCCGTCATCACCGTCGTGGCGCTGATGCTGGAGAGCCTCGGTCCGGGGGACCGGGTGACCTTCATCGTCTTCGCGGTCCTCTTCTCCGGGGTCCTCGTCCTGCTCGCCCGGCCCAAGATCGTCGCCGACGAGGACGGGCTGACCGTCGTCAACCTCACCCGGACCCGGCGGCTGGCCTGGGCACAGATCCTCCAGGTGAACCTGAGGGCCGGCGACCCCTGGCTCTTCCTCGGCCTCAGCGACGGCACCAACCTGCCCGCCCTCGGCATCCAGCCCGGCCTCTCCAAGCAGCAGGCCGTACGGGACGCCGGGGAGCTCCGCCGGCTCGTCGCGGCACACGGCAGCAGCGTCGAAGCCTGA
- the hisG gene encoding ATP phosphoribosyltransferase, whose product MLRIAVPNKGSLSGPAMAMLHEAGYQQRKESKELVLVDPVNEVEFFYLRPRDIAIYVSSGRLDIGITGRDLLLDSGADAEEILQLGFARSTFRYATKPGTAEGPQDFDGMTIATSYEGIVAKHLADNGVKASVVHLDGAVETAIELGVAQVIADVVETGTSMRNAGLEVIGEPIMKSEAVVIRRTGAGTDEPKVQQFLRRLQGVLVARTYVMMDYDCRVEHLERAVALTPGLESPTVSPLHHEGWVAVRSMVASREAQRIMDDLYELGARAILTTAIHACRL is encoded by the coding sequence ATGCTGCGCATCGCCGTCCCCAACAAGGGTTCACTCTCCGGGCCTGCGATGGCGATGCTCCATGAGGCCGGTTACCAGCAGCGCAAGGAGTCGAAGGAGCTCGTCCTCGTCGACCCCGTCAACGAGGTCGAGTTCTTCTACCTGCGGCCCCGGGACATCGCGATCTACGTGAGCTCCGGCCGCCTCGACATCGGCATCACCGGCCGCGACCTGCTGCTGGACTCCGGGGCCGACGCCGAGGAGATCCTCCAGCTCGGCTTCGCCCGCTCGACCTTCCGCTACGCCACCAAGCCCGGCACCGCCGAGGGCCCGCAGGACTTCGACGGCATGACGATCGCCACCTCCTACGAGGGCATCGTCGCCAAGCACCTCGCGGACAACGGCGTCAAGGCCTCCGTCGTCCACCTCGACGGCGCGGTCGAGACCGCCATCGAGCTCGGCGTGGCCCAGGTCATCGCCGACGTGGTCGAGACCGGCACCAGCATGCGCAACGCCGGACTCGAAGTGATCGGCGAGCCGATCATGAAGTCCGAGGCCGTCGTCATCCGCCGCACCGGCGCCGGCACCGACGAGCCCAAGGTCCAGCAGTTCCTCCGCCGCCTCCAGGGCGTCCTGGTCGCCCGGACGTACGTGATGATGGACTACGACTGCCGCGTCGAGCACCTGGAGCGCGCGGTCGCCCTCACCCCGGGCCTGGAGTCGCCGACCGTCTCCCCGCTGCACCACGAGGGCTGGGTCGCCGTCCGTTCCATGGTCGCCTCCCGCGAAGCGCAGCGGATCATGGACGACCTGTACGAGCTCGGCGCCCGCGCCATCCTCACCACGGCGATCCACGCCTGCCGGCTCTGA
- a CDS encoding peptidase C39 family protein, with amino-acid sequence MTGPHNRRNVLAALAAVAAASTVAASAGPASAAARSASRPAPLRFRAPDTAVDNHFWTTYTDWRSGSAAGTRAVAGRRPGLVIGTPAGTADHTDPHTGTTAAWEYATWTSPSHRSAVPATEVIASWNADTPAGTWIQIELLGRYSDGTDTPWYVMGRWAAGDEDIRRTSVDDQTDGKSSIWTDTFSVDDAASGLRLTHYRLRLTLHRRPGTSLTPTVWRVGAMASDVPDRFTVPASTPGTGRGHELAVPRYSQNLHAGQYPEYDNGGEAWCSPTSSQMIIEYWGRKPTAEQLAWVKPGLPDPQVCHAARYTFDYQYDGCGNWPFNAAYAATYPDMSSAVTRLGSLTDVETLVRAGIPVITSQSFLKEELTGAGYGTSGHLMTVIGFTEEGDVIANDPASKDDDAVRRIYSRSEWEQIWLRTKRYDASGNVRSGTGGVCYLYWPTAPSAAQRRVLGAFGLV; translated from the coding sequence ATGACCGGACCGCACAACCGCAGGAACGTTCTCGCCGCCCTCGCGGCCGTCGCCGCCGCCTCCACGGTGGCGGCCTCCGCCGGACCCGCGTCCGCCGCCGCACGTTCGGCCTCCCGCCCCGCTCCCCTCCGCTTCAGGGCCCCGGACACCGCCGTGGACAACCACTTCTGGACGACGTACACCGACTGGCGCTCCGGCTCCGCCGCCGGAACCCGCGCCGTCGCCGGCCGCAGGCCCGGCCTGGTGATCGGCACCCCCGCCGGCACCGCCGACCACACCGACCCGCACACCGGAACGACTGCCGCATGGGAGTACGCCACCTGGACCTCCCCGTCCCACCGCAGCGCCGTACCGGCCACCGAGGTGATCGCCTCCTGGAACGCCGACACCCCCGCCGGCACCTGGATCCAGATCGAACTGCTCGGCCGCTACTCGGACGGCACGGACACCCCCTGGTACGTGATGGGCCGCTGGGCGGCCGGGGACGAGGACATCCGCCGCACCTCGGTGGACGACCAGACGGACGGGAAGAGCTCCATCTGGACCGACACCTTCTCCGTCGACGACGCGGCGAGCGGCCTGCGCCTGACGCACTACCGGCTCCGCCTCACCCTCCACCGCAGGCCCGGCACCAGCCTCACCCCGACGGTGTGGCGCGTCGGCGCGATGGCCTCGGACGTCCCGGACCGCTTCACCGTCCCGGCGAGCACTCCCGGTACCGGCCGCGGCCACGAGCTCGCCGTGCCGCGCTACTCGCAGAACCTCCACGCGGGGCAGTACCCGGAGTACGACAACGGAGGCGAGGCATGGTGCAGCCCCACCTCCTCGCAGATGATCATCGAGTACTGGGGCCGCAAGCCCACCGCCGAGCAGCTCGCCTGGGTCAAGCCGGGCCTCCCCGACCCCCAGGTCTGCCACGCGGCGCGCTACACGTTCGACTACCAGTACGACGGCTGCGGCAACTGGCCCTTCAACGCCGCCTACGCCGCCACCTACCCGGACATGTCCTCCGCCGTCACCCGCCTCGGCTCCCTCACCGACGTGGAGACGCTCGTCCGGGCCGGCATCCCCGTCATCACCTCGCAGTCCTTCCTCAAGGAGGAGCTGACGGGCGCCGGTTACGGCACGTCGGGCCACCTGATGACGGTGATCGGCTTCACCGAGGAAGGCGATGTCATCGCCAACGACCCCGCCTCGAAGGACGACGACGCGGTGCGCCGGATCTACTCGCGGAGCGAGTGGGAGCAGATCTGGCTGCGGACGAAGCGGTACGACGCGAGCGGCAACGTGCGCAGCGGCACGGGCGGGGTCTGCTACCTCTACTGGCCGACCGCACCGTCCGCGGCCCAGCGGCGGGTGCTGGGGGCGTTCGGGCTGGTGTGA
- the ribH gene encoding 6,7-dimethyl-8-ribityllumazine synthase, producing MSGKGAPELSVSNCEDLRVAVVAAQWHEKVMDGLVDGALRALGELGIQEPTLLRVPGSFELPVVAKVLAGRGYDAVVALGVIIRGGTPHFEYVSQGVTAGLTQVTVDTGVPVGFGVLTCDTEEQALDRAGLEGSTEDKGHEAVTAAVATATTLRTVSEPWR from the coding sequence ATGAGCGGCAAGGGCGCACCCGAACTGTCCGTGAGCAACTGCGAGGACCTCCGCGTGGCGGTCGTCGCCGCCCAGTGGCACGAGAAGGTCATGGACGGCCTCGTCGACGGCGCCCTGCGCGCGCTCGGCGAACTCGGCATCCAGGAACCCACCCTGCTGCGCGTCCCGGGCAGCTTCGAACTCCCGGTCGTCGCCAAGGTCCTCGCCGGACGCGGCTACGACGCGGTCGTCGCCCTCGGCGTGATCATCCGCGGCGGCACCCCGCACTTCGAGTACGTCTCCCAGGGCGTCACCGCCGGACTCACCCAGGTCACCGTCGACACCGGCGTCCCCGTCGGATTCGGCGTCCTCACCTGCGACACCGAGGAGCAGGCGCTGGACCGGGCCGGTCTGGAAGGGTCCACCGAGGACAAGGGCCACGAAGCGGTCACCGCCGCCGTCGCGACCGCCACCACGCTGCGCACCGTCAGCGAACCCTGGCGCTGA